In one Streptomyces sp. NBC_01288 genomic region, the following are encoded:
- the aroA gene encoding 3-phosphoshikimate 1-carboxyvinyltransferase — translation MPVVDIPGSKSITARALFLAAAADGVTTLRRPLRSDDTEGFAEGLTRLGYRVGRTPDAWQIDGRPQGPAVAEADVYCRDGATTARFLPTLAAAGHGSFRFDASPQMRRRPLLPLTRALRDLGVDLRHEEAEGHHPLRIEASGVEGGEVVLDAGQSSQYLTALLLLGPLTRKGLRIRVTDLVSAPYVEITIAMMREFGVEVGREGATYVVPPGGYGATTYGIEPDASTASYFFAAAAVTGGEVTVPGLGTGALQGDLGFVDVLRRMGAEVETGAKGTRVRGTGELRGLTVNMRDISDTMPTLAAIAPFASGPVRIEDVGNTRVKECDRLEACAEGLRRLGVEVATGPDWIEIRPSDVPGSTPVTGTEIKSYGDHRIVMSFAVTGLRVPGISFDDPGCVRKTFPGFHEAFRVLRGQLPG, via the coding sequence ATGCCCGTAGTCGACATCCCCGGTTCCAAGTCCATCACCGCCCGCGCCCTCTTCCTGGCGGCCGCCGCGGACGGCGTCACCACCCTCCGGCGCCCCCTCCGCTCGGACGACACCGAGGGTTTCGCCGAGGGCCTGACCCGGCTCGGCTACCGCGTGGGCCGGACCCCGGACGCCTGGCAGATCGACGGCCGCCCGCAGGGACCGGCGGTCGCGGAGGCGGACGTGTACTGCCGGGACGGCGCGACGACGGCCCGTTTCCTGCCGACGTTGGCGGCGGCCGGGCACGGCAGCTTCCGCTTCGACGCGTCCCCGCAGATGCGCCGTCGCCCCCTTCTCCCGCTCACCCGGGCCCTGCGCGACCTGGGCGTGGACCTGCGCCACGAGGAGGCGGAGGGCCACCACCCCCTGCGCATCGAGGCGTCGGGGGTGGAAGGCGGAGAGGTGGTCCTGGACGCCGGCCAGTCCTCTCAGTACCTGACCGCGCTGCTCCTGCTGGGCCCCCTGACCAGGAAGGGCCTGCGCATCAGGGTCACGGACCTGGTCTCCGCGCCGTACGTCGAGATCACGATCGCGATGATGCGGGAGTTCGGGGTGGAGGTCGGCAGGGAGGGTGCTACTTACGTCGTCCCGCCGGGGGGCTACGGGGCCACCACCTACGGGATCGAACCGGACGCGTCCACCGCGAGCTACTTCTTCGCGGCGGCGGCCGTGACGGGCGGCGAGGTCACGGTCCCCGGCCTCGGCACGGGCGCGCTCCAGGGCGACCTGGGCTTCGTCGACGTACTGCGCCGGATGGGCGCGGAGGTGGAGACGGGCGCGAAGGGCACACGGGTGCGCGGCACGGGCGAGTTGCGCGGCCTCACGGTCAACATGCGGGACATCTCGGACACCATGCCGACGCTGGCGGCGATCGCCCCGTTCGCCTCGGGCCCGGTCCGCATCGAGGACGTGGGCAACACCCGGGTGAAGGAGTGCGACCGGCTGGAGGCCTGTGCGGAGGGCCTCCGGCGGTTGGGCGTGGAGGTGGCGACGGGCCCGGACTGGATCGAGATCCGGCCGAGTGACGTCCCGGGGTCAACTCCCGTCACAGGCACGGAGATCAAGTCCTACGGCGACCATCGCATCGTCATGTCCTTCGCGGTGACCGGGTTGCGGGTGCCGGGTATTTCGTTCGACGACCCGGGGTGTGTGCGGAAGACTTTCCCGGGGTTCCATGAGGCGTTCCGGGTGCTGCGGGGGCAGTTGCCGGGGTAG